The following are encoded together in the Vibrio zhugei genome:
- the mdh gene encoding malate dehydrogenase — translation MKVAVIGAAGGIGQALALLLKNRLPADSHLALYDIAPVTPGVAADLSHIPTPVSIKGYSGEDPSPALQDADVVLISAGVARKPGMDRSDLFNVNAGIVKSIAEKVAQCCPTACVGVITNPVNTTVAIFAEVMKKAGVYDKTKLFGVTTLDVIRAETFVADLKDKDPRDVRVPVIGGHSGVTILPLLSQVNDIGFSEEEIDALTRRIQNAGTEVVEAKAGAGSATLSMGQAACRFALSLVDALQGKEGVIEYAYVDSGSPHATFFAQPLKLGKQGIETVLDYGILSAYEQNALDGMLEILRSDIQAGVDFIHD, via the coding sequence ATGAAAGTTGCCGTTATTGGTGCTGCCGGTGGTATTGGCCAAGCGTTAGCCTTACTACTAAAAAATCGATTACCTGCCGATTCCCATTTGGCATTGTATGATATTGCACCTGTGACCCCAGGAGTGGCTGCTGATTTAAGTCATATTCCTACGCCTGTTTCAATTAAAGGTTATTCTGGTGAAGATCCCTCTCCAGCGTTGCAAGACGCAGATGTGGTTTTAATTTCGGCTGGGGTTGCACGTAAACCAGGCATGGATCGCTCCGACTTATTCAACGTCAATGCTGGGATCGTTAAATCGATTGCCGAAAAGGTTGCACAATGTTGTCCCACTGCGTGTGTCGGCGTTATTACGAATCCAGTAAATACCACGGTGGCAATTTTTGCTGAAGTGATGAAAAAAGCGGGCGTCTATGACAAAACTAAGCTGTTTGGCGTGACGACTCTGGATGTGATTCGAGCGGAGACCTTTGTCGCCGATTTGAAAGACAAAGATCCTCGTGATGTGCGTGTTCCGGTTATTGGGGGACATTCTGGTGTCACGATTCTTCCTCTGCTCTCGCAAGTGAACGACATTGGGTTTTCGGAAGAGGAGATCGATGCCCTGACTCGTCGTATCCAAAATGCGGGAACAGAAGTGGTGGAGGCAAAGGCTGGCGCTGGCTCTGCGACGTTATCAATGGGGCAGGCGGCCTGTCGTTTTGCTTTATCGCTGGTGGATGCCTTACAAGGTAAAGAGGGGGTCATTGAATACGCGTATGTCGACAGTGGTAGCCCTCATGCGACATTTTTTGCTCAGCCCTTGAAGTTAGGGAAGCAGGGGATTGAAACGGTTCTGGATTACGGGATCCTGAGCGCATACGAGCAAAACGCGCTTGATGGGATGCTAGAAATATTACGCAGCGATATTCAAGCTGGGGTCGATTTTATCCACGACTAA
- the cgtA gene encoding Obg family GTPase CgtA, whose protein sequence is MKFVDEAVVKVQAGDGGNGIVSFWREKFVAKGGPDGGDGGDGGDIYIEADENLNTLIDYHFQRFYSADRGKNGGGGNCTGKRGNDKVLRVPIGTRAIDIHTNEIVGEVAEHGKRVMIAKGGWHGLGNTRFKSSVNRAPRQKTMGTKGEVRELRLELLLLADVGMLGLPNAGKSTFIRSVSAAKPKVADYPFTTLVPSLGVVSVLPEKSFVVADIPGLIEGAADGAGLGIRFLKHLERCRVLLHMIDIMPVDQSDPVQNALTVIAELEQYSEKLANKPRWLVFNKVDLLPEEEANEIINNVIEALGWDDRYYRISAINRNGTKDLCMQLAEFIETVPREEQTVTTEESKVDFMWDDYHESAMQGDNVVTEDDWDDWDDEEDDGHVIYVRE, encoded by the coding sequence ATGAAATTCGTTGATGAAGCGGTAGTAAAGGTTCAAGCAGGAGACGGCGGTAACGGTATCGTGAGTTTTTGGCGTGAAAAATTTGTTGCCAAAGGCGGCCCTGATGGCGGCGACGGCGGCGACGGCGGCGATATTTATATCGAAGCGGATGAGAACCTGAATACCCTTATCGATTACCATTTCCAGCGCTTTTATTCTGCCGACCGTGGTAAAAACGGCGGTGGCGGTAACTGTACTGGTAAGCGTGGTAATGACAAAGTACTGCGTGTGCCGATTGGGACACGTGCGATCGATATTCACACCAATGAAATTGTGGGTGAAGTTGCCGAGCACGGTAAGCGCGTTATGATTGCCAAAGGCGGTTGGCATGGCCTGGGCAACACTCGATTTAAATCGTCAGTAAACCGTGCGCCACGTCAAAAAACAATGGGTACTAAAGGGGAAGTCCGTGAACTTCGTCTAGAGCTACTATTGTTGGCGGATGTGGGCATGCTTGGTTTGCCAAATGCAGGTAAATCGACCTTTATTCGCTCTGTATCAGCGGCGAAACCGAAAGTGGCCGATTATCCCTTTACGACATTAGTACCAAGCTTGGGAGTCGTCAGTGTCTTACCCGAGAAAAGCTTTGTCGTGGCGGATATCCCTGGGTTGATTGAAGGGGCTGCCGATGGTGCTGGACTGGGTATTCGCTTCTTGAAGCACCTAGAACGTTGTCGTGTACTGTTACATATGATCGACATCATGCCAGTGGATCAAAGTGATCCTGTGCAAAACGCGCTGACGGTGATCGCTGAGTTAGAGCAGTACAGTGAAAAGTTAGCGAACAAGCCTCGTTGGTTGGTGTTCAATAAAGTCGATCTTCTTCCTGAAGAAGAAGCGAATGAGATCATTAATAACGTTATTGAAGCGTTAGGTTGGGATGATCGTTATTATCGTATCTCTGCTATCAACCGTAATGGCACGAAAGATCTGTGTATGCAACTGGCCGAATTTATCGAGACAGTGCCGCGTGAAGAGCAGACCGTGACAACAGAAGAGTCTAAAGTGGACTTCATGTGGGATGACTATCATGAATCCGCCATGCAGGGCGATAATGTTGTGACAGAAGATGATTGGGATGACTGGGACGATGAAGAAGATGACGGTCACGTTATCTACGTTCGTGAGTGA
- a CDS encoding threonine/serine exporter family protein produces MSLKQREISRLIAQAGRMLLAHGAESTLVGDIMKRIGLASGMSEVEVSLSASSLVVTTVYQGHCITTTRRCVDKGLNMQIVTEVQRICIMMEHRILDHTMAQHKLDHLDPKRYNRWIVIVMIGLSCASFARLAGGDWIVFVMTFLASAVGMFFRQEMAARHFNPLLNFAATAFVTSLISTQAVRYDLGNTPNIVMASSVLMLVPGFPLINSVADMLKGYVNMGIARFAFGSLLTLSICLGIIAAMRVTGVWGWVV; encoded by the coding sequence ATGTCGTTAAAGCAGAGAGAGATATCTCGCTTAATTGCACAAGCAGGAAGGATGTTACTGGCCCATGGTGCAGAAAGCACTTTAGTCGGTGATATTATGAAAAGGATTGGTCTTGCCTCAGGCATGAGTGAGGTGGAAGTTTCTTTGTCTGCGAGCTCTTTAGTCGTCACCACGGTTTATCAAGGTCATTGCATTACGACGACGCGGCGTTGTGTGGATAAAGGATTGAATATGCAGATCGTCACGGAAGTGCAACGCATTTGTATCATGATGGAGCACCGTATTTTAGATCATACGATGGCCCAGCATAAATTGGATCATTTAGATCCAAAGCGTTATAACCGTTGGATCGTGATTGTCATGATCGGTTTGTCTTGTGCGTCTTTTGCTCGTCTCGCAGGAGGGGACTGGATCGTTTTCGTTATGACGTTTCTCGCCTCCGCAGTGGGCATGTTTTTTCGCCAAGAAATGGCGGCTCGACATTTCAATCCTTTGCTCAACTTTGCGGCGACCGCTTTTGTGACGTCTCTTATTTCGACTCAGGCCGTGCGCTATGATTTAGGCAACACTCCCAATATTGTCATGGCCTCTTCTGTGTTGATGTTAGTCCCCGGTTTTCCCTTGATTAATTCGGTCGCGGATATGCTGAAAGGCTACGTCAATATGGGCATTGCTCGCTTTGCCTTTGGCAGTCTACTCACGTTATCGATTTGCTTAGGGATCATTGCGGCGATGAGAGTCACTGGCGTTTGGGGATGGGTCGTATGA
- a CDS encoding TRAP transporter permease produces MSQTQTSSPDVQEMVAQTDTGARNPGGLSGRILWFVPLCWSLFQLWYASPLPFIFNFGVLNDTEARSIHLMFAIFLAFTAYPAFKGSPRDHIPAIDWLLSLLGGFSAAYIYLFYEALANRSGAPTTLDIVVAVIGMVLLLEATRRALGPPLMAVAGVFLLYTFAGPYMPDVIAHKGASLNKAMSHLWLTTEGVFGVALGVSTSFVFLFVLFGAMLERAGAGAYFIRVAFSLLGHMRGGPAKAAVVASGLSGLVSGSSIANVVTTGTFTIPLMKKVGFPAQKAGAVEVAASTNGQLTPPIMGAAAFLMVEYVGISYVEVIKAAILPALISYIALLYIVHLEACKAGMVGLPRRKAKTALQGFTSFLTTLLGLCVLSVAVYYGVGWTKQAFGDAATPIMSGALLIAYVFLVKVSAKYQEHAQELTEDMTEVPETGPTVKSGLHFLLPIVVLVWCLTVERFSPGLSAFWATVFMIFIILTQRPLMAHFQQNNATTQAFKTGVQDLLDSLVSGARNMIGIGVATAAAGTVVGVVTLTGIGLVMTDFVEFISGGSVILMLLFTAVISLVLGMGLPTTANYIVVSTLMAPVIVTLGAQHGLIIPLIAVHLFVFYFGILADDTPPVGLAAFAAAAIAKSDPIKTGIQGFTYDIRTAILPFMFVFNTNLLLIGVDTWWHLGLTIFSAVTAMLLFSAATQGFWFTKTKWWETVLLLALTFTFFRPGFWWDMVYPATQTVPGTQLEQVVAKAPVGQPIKMLVSGDTLDGDHVSKVVTLPFEEDAKTAQARIDSMGLMLSPQPNEMKVDMVTFGSPAEKAGIDFDWEIQKLIVENERPLKEWVFIPALLITLLLAWNQRRRAKKQ; encoded by the coding sequence ATGTCGCAGACTCAGACTTCGTCTCCTGACGTGCAAGAGATGGTTGCGCAAACCGATACGGGTGCGCGTAATCCTGGCGGACTCTCCGGCAGAATTCTCTGGTTTGTTCCGCTGTGTTGGTCACTGTTCCAACTGTGGTATGCCTCGCCGCTGCCTTTCATTTTTAACTTTGGTGTATTGAACGATACTGAAGCGCGTTCGATTCACTTAATGTTTGCTATTTTCTTAGCATTTACAGCCTATCCTGCTTTTAAAGGCTCTCCGCGGGATCATATCCCCGCCATTGATTGGCTTTTATCTCTGTTAGGTGGATTTTCCGCAGCCTACATCTATCTATTTTATGAAGCGCTTGCCAACCGTTCTGGCGCACCAACGACGCTCGATATTGTCGTTGCCGTTATAGGCATGGTATTGCTCTTAGAAGCGACCCGCCGTGCCCTTGGACCGCCATTAATGGCAGTCGCTGGCGTTTTCCTATTGTACACCTTTGCTGGCCCCTACATGCCAGATGTGATTGCCCATAAAGGGGCGAGCTTAAACAAAGCCATGTCTCATTTGTGGCTCACTACTGAAGGGGTATTTGGGGTAGCACTGGGAGTGTCGACCTCTTTCGTTTTCTTATTTGTGCTCTTTGGTGCCATGCTAGAACGTGCTGGCGCTGGGGCTTACTTCATCCGTGTCGCCTTTTCACTGTTAGGCCACATGCGAGGCGGACCTGCAAAAGCCGCCGTCGTCGCTTCCGGCTTATCCGGGCTGGTATCCGGCTCTTCGATTGCTAACGTTGTCACGACGGGTACCTTCACTATTCCACTGATGAAAAAAGTCGGCTTTCCTGCGCAAAAAGCGGGGGCTGTTGAAGTAGCGGCATCAACCAATGGGCAGCTAACACCTCCCATCATGGGTGCGGCGGCATTTTTAATGGTCGAATACGTGGGAATTTCTTACGTAGAAGTCATTAAAGCAGCGATTTTACCGGCTCTGATCTCTTACATCGCACTACTGTATATTGTTCATTTAGAAGCCTGTAAGGCAGGAATGGTGGGTCTACCTCGCCGTAAAGCTAAGACAGCGTTACAAGGATTTACCTCTTTCCTAACCACATTGCTTGGTCTGTGTGTATTAAGCGTTGCCGTATACTACGGTGTGGGTTGGACCAAACAAGCCTTTGGCGACGCCGCGACGCCTATCATGTCGGGTGCGTTACTGATCGCCTATGTCTTCCTTGTGAAAGTGTCAGCCAAATACCAAGAACACGCACAAGAACTCACTGAAGACATGACGGAAGTTCCTGAAACAGGTCCGACGGTAAAATCGGGACTGCACTTCTTGCTACCGATTGTTGTCTTAGTTTGGTGTTTAACGGTTGAGCGTTTCTCACCCGGTTTATCGGCATTCTGGGCGACGGTCTTTATGATTTTTATCATTTTGACACAACGTCCGTTAATGGCTCACTTTCAGCAAAACAATGCGACAACCCAAGCCTTTAAAACTGGGGTTCAAGACTTGTTAGACAGTCTCGTGTCTGGCGCTCGTAATATGATTGGTATCGGGGTAGCGACAGCCGCAGCTGGTACGGTTGTAGGCGTGGTCACGCTCACGGGAATCGGTTTGGTCATGACTGACTTCGTCGAGTTTATCTCAGGCGGTAGCGTCATCTTAATGCTGCTCTTTACCGCCGTGATCAGTTTGGTGTTAGGCATGGGGCTCCCCACCACCGCGAACTATATTGTCGTGTCCACACTGATGGCGCCCGTTATTGTTACTTTGGGCGCCCAGCATGGATTGATCATTCCACTGATCGCGGTGCACTTATTTGTATTTTACTTTGGTATTCTTGCAGATGACACGCCCCCTGTGGGCTTAGCGGCTTTTGCGGCGGCGGCCATTGCAAAATCGGATCCGATCAAAACCGGGATACAAGGCTTTACCTACGATATTCGTACCGCGATACTGCCCTTCATGTTTGTCTTCAATACCAACTTGTTATTGATTGGTGTCGATACATGGTGGCATCTTGGGTTAACGATCTTTTCCGCCGTTACCGCTATGTTACTGTTTTCCGCGGCAACACAAGGTTTTTGGTTTACCAAGACCAAATGGTGGGAAACGGTCTTGCTGCTTGCTTTAACCTTTACATTCTTCCGCCCCGGTTTTTGGTGGGACATGGTTTACCCTGCAACTCAGACGGTCCCTGGCACGCAACTTGAGCAAGTCGTCGCTAAGGCTCCTGTCGGGCAACCCATCAAGATGCTCGTCTCTGGCGATACGCTCGATGGTGACCACGTTTCCAAAGTGGTGACATTACCGTTTGAAGAGGATGCCAAAACCGCTCAGGCTCGTATCGACTCAATGGGATTAATGCTGAGTCCACAACCCAATGAAATGAAAGTCGATATGGTCACGTTTGGTAGTCCTGCTGAAAAAGCCGGCATCGATTTTGATTGGGAGATCCAAAAGCTGATTGTTGAGAATGAACGTCCTCTTAAAGAGTGGGTGTTCATCCCCGCGCTATTGATTACGCTTTTATTAGCGTGGAATCAAAGAAGACGCGCGAAGAAACAATGA
- the rpmA gene encoding 50S ribosomal protein L27 — protein MAHKKAGGSTRNGRDSESKRLGVKRFGGESVLAGNIIVRQRGTRFHAGSNVGIGKDHTLFALSDGKVKFEVKGPKNRKFVSIDSE, from the coding sequence ATGGCACACAAAAAAGCTGGTGGTTCTACTCGTAACGGTCGCGATTCTGAAAGTAAACGCCTAGGTGTTAAACGTTTCGGTGGCGAATCTGTTCTTGCAGGTAACATCATTGTTCGTCAACGTGGTACTCGTTTCCACGCTGGTAGCAACGTTGGTATCGGTAAAGACCACACTCTATTTGCTTTATCTGACGGTAAAGTTAAATTTGAAGTGAAAGGTCCTAAGAACCGTAAATTCGTTAGCATCGATTCTGAATAA
- a CDS encoding TAXI family TRAP transporter solute-binding subunit produces the protein MKLSKLFQVGVIATATFGVGSVSAQEFITIGTGSVTGVYYPTGGAICKLVNKDRKNHDIRCSVESTGGSIYNVNTIRAGELDFGIVQSDWQYHGYNGTSQFKQQGPYKKLRAMFSLHTEPFNIIARADSGINNVKDLAGKRVNIGNPGSGDRATMQVVMNAFGWTKDSFTLASELKGSERSQALCDNKIDAFIYMVGHPNGSIKEATTSCDAKLVPATGPQIDKIVKDHPYYTYTNVPAGMYRGTDKDVKSFGVAATMVTSTDVSDDVAYNVAKAVFENFSTFKRLHPAFAHLKKEDMVTDGISIPLHPGAVKYYKEVGLLK, from the coding sequence ATGAAGTTAAGTAAACTATTTCAAGTTGGTGTGATCGCCACAGCTACTTTTGGTGTTGGTTCGGTCAGTGCACAAGAATTCATTACTATTGGTACGGGTTCTGTGACGGGTGTCTACTACCCTACAGGTGGGGCGATCTGTAAGTTAGTGAACAAAGATCGTAAAAATCACGACATTCGTTGTTCGGTTGAATCCACCGGTGGTTCGATTTACAACGTAAACACCATCCGAGCGGGGGAATTGGATTTCGGTATTGTGCAATCTGATTGGCAATATCATGGCTATAATGGTACCAGCCAATTTAAACAGCAAGGTCCCTACAAAAAACTGCGCGCCATGTTCTCTTTGCATACTGAACCGTTTAACATTATTGCGCGTGCAGACTCCGGCATCAATAATGTCAAAGACTTAGCAGGCAAACGTGTCAATATTGGTAACCCTGGTTCAGGTGACCGTGCGACGATGCAAGTCGTGATGAATGCGTTTGGTTGGACAAAAGACAGCTTTACTCTTGCCTCTGAACTGAAAGGTTCTGAGCGTTCACAAGCACTGTGTGATAACAAAATCGACGCCTTTATCTACATGGTCGGTCATCCAAATGGTTCAATCAAAGAAGCGACCACTTCGTGTGATGCGAAACTGGTTCCTGCCACTGGACCACAAATCGATAAAATCGTTAAAGATCACCCTTACTACACTTACACGAATGTGCCTGCTGGCATGTATCGTGGCACAGACAAAGACGTGAAAAGCTTTGGTGTAGCAGCGACCATGGTGACCAGTACGGATGTGTCAGATGACGTCGCTTACAATGTCGCAAAAGCTGTATTTGAGAATTTCTCAACATTTAAGCGTCTGCACCCAGCCTTTGCTCACTTGAAGAAAGAAGATATGGTGACCGATGGTATCTCCATTCCTCTTCATCCTGGTGCAGTAAAATACTATAAAGAAGTCGGTTTACTTAAATAA
- the ispB gene encoding octaprenyl diphosphate synthase produces the protein MDFKAIQALTANDMAKVNENIQAQLNSDVSLINQLGFYIVSGGGKRLRPLLAILSAKALDYQGDKHTLAAAFIEFIHTATLLHDDVVDESDMRRGKATANAAFGNAASVLVGDYIYTRSFQMMTQLGSLKILEVMSNAVNVIAEGEVQQLINCNDPDTTEASYMQVIYSKTARLFEAATQIGALLVEAPEPIETALKDYGRYLGTAFQLIDDVMDYSSNGEEMGKNVGDDLAEGKPTLPLLHAMRHADPEQAQLIRDAIEHANGMDHLDEILAAMDQAGSLTYTSQKAQEEANKAIEAIAILPDSDYKQALITLAHMSVNRTK, from the coding sequence ATGGATTTTAAAGCTATCCAAGCGCTTACTGCCAATGATATGGCAAAAGTGAATGAAAACATTCAAGCGCAATTGAACTCAGATGTCTCTCTCATAAACCAGCTTGGTTTTTATATTGTGAGTGGCGGAGGCAAACGCCTGCGTCCATTACTTGCCATTTTATCGGCGAAAGCACTGGATTATCAGGGTGACAAACATACACTCGCTGCGGCGTTCATTGAATTTATCCACACGGCGACACTTTTACATGATGACGTGGTTGATGAGTCTGATATGCGCCGTGGTAAAGCGACGGCCAATGCCGCCTTTGGCAATGCCGCCAGCGTTCTGGTCGGAGATTATATTTACACCCGTTCATTCCAGATGATGACTCAACTGGGGTCATTAAAAATTTTGGAAGTGATGAGTAATGCCGTCAACGTCATCGCGGAAGGAGAAGTTCAGCAACTGATCAACTGTAATGATCCGGACACGACCGAAGCAAGCTACATGCAGGTTATTTATTCCAAGACGGCACGTCTATTTGAAGCGGCCACGCAAATTGGTGCGCTGTTGGTGGAGGCACCAGAGCCTATCGAAACCGCTTTGAAAGATTACGGACGTTACCTTGGGACCGCTTTCCAGCTGATCGATGATGTGATGGATTATTCATCCAACGGTGAAGAAATGGGCAAGAACGTTGGCGATGACTTGGCTGAGGGCAAACCCACATTGCCGTTACTTCATGCCATGCGCCATGCGGATCCAGAACAAGCACAATTGATCCGCGATGCGATCGAACATGCCAATGGTATGGATCATCTTGATGAGATTCTTGCGGCAATGGATCAAGCCGGATCGTTGACTTACACGTCACAGAAAGCACAAGAAGAAGCGAACAAAGCCATTGAGGCGATCGCGATTCTACCTGACAGTGACTATAAACAGGCCTTAATTACACTGGCCCATATGTCGGTAAATCGCACCAAGTAG
- a CDS encoding glycosyl hydrolase 2 galactose-binding domain-containing protein: MQLILDEPWQLSPLTDRSLPQRDLTLPAPLSDALPDRLSNSAIVNQEWHLMHDFEINEALFQNTMAYDLVIAGIEYDAQIRVNGVAVFDCDRSQLQYHKEITHCIHQGKNRIEILFVQEEEDLFGEASQLPSSAPAQAAIGIWQVPKIDLIQHVRLQQVTVEQVWHYDNLCELRVTMNYEVLKADLISATIKFNGMAYQVPLDMRATQAQSIFQVDAPHYYSPDDATLEYHVYVDVDGQSRVTPVRFSPRDESSSRFQ; the protein is encoded by the coding sequence ATGCAGCTAATCTTGGATGAACCTTGGCAATTATCTCCTCTAACGGATCGTTCTCTTCCTCAACGTGATTTGACCTTACCCGCTCCACTCAGTGATGCTTTGCCTGATAGGCTGTCGAACAGCGCCATTGTTAATCAAGAATGGCATCTCATGCACGACTTTGAAATTAATGAGGCTCTTTTCCAAAACACCATGGCTTATGATTTGGTCATTGCAGGGATTGAGTATGATGCACAAATCCGAGTCAATGGGGTGGCAGTGTTTGATTGTGATCGCAGCCAGTTGCAATATCATAAAGAGATCACGCATTGTATCCATCAAGGCAAAAATCGCATTGAGATTCTGTTTGTGCAGGAAGAAGAGGATTTATTCGGAGAAGCAAGTCAGCTCCCTTCATCAGCTCCAGCTCAGGCTGCGATAGGCATTTGGCAAGTACCAAAAATTGACCTTATTCAGCATGTACGTTTACAGCAGGTGACGGTTGAGCAGGTGTGGCACTATGATAATTTGTGTGAGCTACGTGTTACGATGAATTATGAGGTGCTAAAAGCAGATCTCATTTCGGCGACGATTAAGTTTAATGGGATGGCCTATCAAGTTCCGTTAGATATGCGTGCAACACAGGCACAAAGTATTTTTCAGGTGGATGCACCGCATTATTATTCGCCTGATGATGCCACTTTAGAGTATCACGTATATGTGGACGTGGATGGCCAATCGAGAGTCACCCCCGTGCGCTTTTCTCCTCGCGATGAGAGTTCATCAAGGTTCCAGTAA
- a CDS encoding universal stress protein — translation MYNNILVPVDLNEKGFCDKAVAQAVWLAKQSASQVHLLTVVPGIHLSMVASYFPKEAAHKMKVETSERLQSFAKQHIDDDIAYHTYVAEGRPYTTIIDYAEQHGIDLIVMPSHKRSTLNRVVLGSVASKVVEHSPVHVLVLKPTA, via the coding sequence ATGTACAACAACATTCTTGTTCCAGTTGATCTTAATGAAAAAGGATTTTGCGATAAAGCCGTTGCACAAGCGGTGTGGCTGGCGAAACAAAGCGCAAGCCAAGTGCACCTCCTCACCGTCGTTCCTGGCATTCACCTCTCTATGGTGGCGTCTTATTTCCCCAAAGAAGCCGCCCATAAAATGAAAGTTGAAACCAGTGAACGCTTACAAAGCTTTGCCAAGCAGCATATCGATGACGATATTGCATACCACACGTATGTGGCGGAAGGCCGACCTTACACGACAATCATCGACTATGCCGAGCAGCACGGTATCGATCTGATTGTCATGCCAAGCCATAAACGTTCAACACTGAATCGTGTCGTGCTAGGTTCCGTCGCCAGCAAAGTGGTCGAGCACTCACCGGTCCATGTACTGGTATTAAAACCCACCGCATAA
- the rplU gene encoding 50S ribosomal protein L21, whose protein sequence is MYAVFQSGGKQHRVSEGQTLRLEKLDVETGATVEFDKVLLVANGEDVQVGAPLLEGGKVTAEVVQHGRGDKIKVVKFRRRKHSRQQQGHRQWFTEVKITGINA, encoded by the coding sequence ATGTACGCTGTTTTCCAATCTGGTGGTAAACAACACCGTGTAAGCGAAGGTCAAACCCTTCGTTTAGAGAAATTAGACGTTGAAACTGGTGCAACTGTTGAATTTGATAAAGTTCTTCTAGTAGCTAACGGTGAAGATGTACAAGTTGGTGCACCTCTTTTAGAGGGTGGCAAAGTGACTGCAGAAGTTGTACAACACGGTCGTGGCGACAAAATTAAAGTCGTTAAGTTCCGTCGTCGTAAGCATTCTCGTCAACAACAAGGTCACCGTCAGTGGTTCACAGAAGTGAAAATCACTGGCATCAACGCTTAA
- a CDS encoding threonine/serine exporter family protein, translated as MMEILLALANDMFFASIPAVGFALVFNVPSHALRYCAILGAVGHGSRYMMMHYGWPIEWSTFFAASIVSFIGVYWSKRFLAHPKVFTVAGVIPMVPGVYAYKAMIALVQINHDGFSMLLMESLMENFLKAMFILVGLAIGLAVPGLLFYRGKSII; from the coding sequence ATGATGGAGATACTTCTCGCACTGGCCAATGACATGTTTTTTGCTTCGATTCCCGCTGTTGGGTTTGCACTGGTCTTTAACGTGCCGTCTCATGCGCTGCGCTATTGTGCCATTTTGGGAGCGGTTGGCCATGGCTCTCGTTATATGATGATGCATTATGGATGGCCGATTGAATGGTCGACCTTTTTCGCGGCGAGTATCGTCAGTTTTATTGGTGTGTATTGGTCGAAGCGTTTTTTAGCTCATCCCAAAGTCTTTACCGTTGCTGGGGTCATTCCGATGGTGCCAGGGGTGTATGCCTATAAAGCGATGATTGCTTTAGTGCAGATTAATCATGACGGATTTTCTATGTTATTAATGGAATCACTTATGGAGAACTTTTTGAAAGCGATGTTCATCTTGGTGGGTTTAGCCATTGGTCTTGCTGTTCCGGGGCTGTTATTCTACCGCGGTAAATCCATTATTTAA
- the argR gene encoding transcriptional regulator ArgR, whose translation MRNTDKQDSLVRAFKALLKEERFGSQGDIVEALKNEGFDNINQSKVSRMLTKFGAVRTRNAKMEMVYCLPAELGVPTVSSSLRELVLDVDHNPALVVIHTGPGAAQLIARLLDSLGKSEGILGVVAGDDTIFITPTADVPTQQLFESVCELFEYAG comes from the coding sequence ATGAGAAATACAGATAAACAAGATAGCCTCGTTCGTGCTTTTAAAGCCCTATTGAAAGAAGAGCGCTTTGGCTCGCAAGGCGATATTGTTGAAGCTCTCAAAAATGAAGGGTTCGATAATATCAACCAATCTAAAGTATCACGTATGCTCACCAAATTTGGGGCCGTGCGTACTCGTAATGCAAAAATGGAAATGGTGTATTGTTTACCCGCAGAACTAGGGGTTCCTACGGTATCCAGCTCATTAAGAGAGTTAGTACTGGATGTGGATCATAACCCTGCCCTCGTGGTCATTCACACAGGACCAGGCGCGGCTCAACTCATCGCACGTTTGTTGGATTCACTGGGGAAATCGGAAGGCATTCTTGGCGTGGTTGCAGGCGATGATACCATTTTCATAACTCCAACCGCCGATGTACCGACACAACAACTGTTCGAATCAGTCTGCGAGTTGTTCGAATACGCAGGCTAA